AGCAAACTGAAGCTTGTTGCAGCATATACGTGACACCATAAATTGCTAGGTTGCTTTCACTGCCACTTCAAAAATATAGAACGCTAGTGATTATTCATCTTATGAGATGCACATCAGGTCTTTCTCGCTTGAAAAGCTCAAGAGCGAAATTACTCCAACTGTCAATAAATAAACTGGAAAGCTTGTTACCCCCGTAACACAAAGCTTTCAACCCTTGATCACATAACTTCGGGCAGTTGAACAGGTAAAGGACTTTCAAGTTTCTACAATACAAACCAATAGCTTCCCATCCTGCAAGTTGTGCGTTAGGACAAGATTCTAGCTACAATGATTTTAATAAAGGGAAGCATTTTGAAATAGTTATAACTGCTTCATTATTAACTGCATTTCCAGATAGATCCAGATATTTAATCCCACCTCCACTTGCAATTGCTTTGATCCCCACTGTTGTAAGTTTACACATGTCTGTTGCATCAACTTCAATCATGGTCTTCGGACACCCAAGAAAGCCAATACCAGTTACATTGCTGCAGTATGAAATTTTAAGTGAACGAATTTTGGAACAGTTTTGGATGATAAAACTTATTCCTGAATCAGTTATCCCTTGACAATCACTAAGATCAACTTTCTTTAAGGATGCACAACTCTTTGCCAGGATTTTTAAGCCTTTATCAGTTATTTGTTCACAATATGTGAGCTTGACTTTCTGTAAGGATGCACAACATTTTGCTAGGACTTCTAAACCTGTATCCGTAATATTAGAGCTGCTCAGGCGTACAGATGTTAAACGAGGGAATGCAGAAAATATCAAAGACAACTTCTTATCTGAATACCCAGAGAAATACCTTAAGCATAGAAATTGAACTTCTGATCCAAAAAATTGTGATTGTGGTGTGATATTATCTGTTACCTCAGGGAGACCGCTTAGAGACAATCTTTTGAGGTGATGGAACCGAATTAACAAGCTAGAAAGAATTATGGAAAAACTTTCCGGACTAATCTTCGATGATTTACGTAAACTACATTTAGAATTATAGATATCCCATAATGACTCGTGATTGTCGTTCTGAATATGGAGCCAGTGACGGCAAACCAAACCAAAGGAACTATGCTCAATATCGGATTTTAGGTTCTTATATACAAGGCTTAAACAATCATCTGGGAGATCTGTAATTGATAACCCTTTACTTGTTGTAAGATGGGCATCACCTATCAATCTTTCTTCTTGGACTGCTTTCGATGTAAACTGGAGCTTACCTAACCCTATGCTGTCAGTATCACTGGATAATAAACTCATTATCAAGACACAAGAAAATACTTGTTCCGTGGATGCCAACTTGCCAAGCGAAAATCCTAGTCTTATTTATTATGTTTCCTGCATATAAATTCAGGTTGCAATTGCAACATTATTGTTAGGTAAAATCAAGATTGTAAATTTGCACAGCAAAGCAAAGGATATATTAATTCCATGCATGTATATACTGTAAAACTACAAGATATTGCGAGGCTTTGACGAAGCAGATGCCTCAATGGCTCAAGGGTACGGTGAAAATATCAATGATctatctgagttcgaaactcgtgaCCACCTAAATCCTACTGAACCTGGACGATAACCTAAAGAATCATTGGAACTGTGCTATAACTGCATGATGTATTCGAGTTCGACAAAAACTAACTTATTCTACTGATTAGTTTTCAAAGATTCGTATACTGTAAtaataacatgaacatgaataaCAATATGTAGAGTAATAAAAGAATTAGGTTTATGTTTCCAGCAATTGTAAGCCACCTTTCGAGAGTTCCGGCTTTCGtatatactccctccatccctaattagatgacctatagcgtaaataagtggagtgatagattattattagtataagaaatatgtaaaatttgatagctatatttatattcattagataggtgttttaaaatgctttcggatgatacaaagtttacaaaaatccgttgtatagtctgagagataaatcatttttaaatttactagtaaattttaagtagatcatctaattagggacggagatagtaataagattttttttattagggtATTTATCATATTTGGGGATATTATATTTATTAACCAGGTTATGTTAGGAGGTGTCCAGGTCAAATCTGTTCACCACCAAACTGTGTCTAATGTCCTGGAATTTTACCGTAATCTACCTAGGATTTGCTCCGGTTTTACCAGAATGATCTCTCATTAAGGGCAGCCTGGacattttttctgggttttttTGATGATCCAATCCATCTGAAACAAGGCAAACTTGACCGGTAAAACTTGGTTACGTCATTCTACGAACTAGAAAAAGAAAATTGCGAAAACTAAGATTTTCTAATTAAACCAACTCATTCGCATATTATCTATTGTGAATGTAAtttgcattaaaaaaaaaatgtgatGGAACAC
This genomic stretch from Papaver somniferum cultivar HN1 chromosome 5, ASM357369v1, whole genome shotgun sequence harbors:
- the LOC113280192 gene encoding F-box/LRR-repeat protein 12-like, which produces MSLLSSDTDSIGLGKLQFTSKAVQEERLIGDAHLTTSKGLSITDLPDDCLSLVYKNLKSDIEHSSFGLVCRHWLHIQNDNHESLWDIYNSKCSLRKSSKISPESFSIILSSLLIRFHHLKRLSLSGLPEVTDNITPQSQFFGSEVQFLCLRYFSGYSDKKLSLIFSAFPRLTSVRLSSSNITDTGLEVLAKCCASLQKVKLTYCEQITDKGLKILAKSCASLKKVDLSDCQGITDSGISFIIQNCSKIRSLKISYCSNVTGIGFLGCPKTMIEVDATDMCKLTTVGIKAIASGGGIKYLDLSGNAVNNEAVITISKCFPLLKSL